The Maridesulfovibrio ferrireducens DNA segment TGTAATCTTTTGTAATATAAGTTGAGGGCATCAAAATGATAAGCGATGAACCTAATAGTGAAGTAGTAAAACTTCGTATGACTTCGGAAATGAAAGAGCGAATCGAAAAACAGGCTCAGGCAACTAAACGATCAAAGGCATTTCTGTTTGGTGAAGCTATATCCAGATCTCTTGATGTGAATGAATGGCAGGTAAAGGCTATTCAGGAAGGGCTAGACGAGGCCAGAAGCCCAGAGGGCAAGTGGACCTTACATGAAGACGTAGAGGCAAAGTATTTCGAGGATTAAAAGGTTTGAACGGGCCGTTCAGGATTTGGATTCAATTTACGAATATATAAGCCAAGATGATCCGAAGTCAGCGAAGAAAGTTGCTTCGGCTATTTTGAGTAATGTGAAGAGGTTGGAGCAGCATCCCCAAATAGGTCGAGCAGGCAGAGTACCGGGAACTCGTGAGTTGATTGTGCTTAAAGGGGCGTATCTTGTGGCTTACTGCTGTAATGAAGATGTCGAGATTTTGAGAGTGCTGCGGCATAGTCAGGATTGGCGGGGTGTTTTGGAGTAGTATTGCTATTTTTATGACGTTTGTCTTTGTGTATCAAATGAGATACACTTTATGCGGAGGATAAAATTATGCCAGCTAAATCATCTATGATTCATGTCCGTGTTGATCCGGTTGTAAAGGCCGAGGCCGCAGAAGCGTTGTCAGGAGTGGGACTTAGTCTCTCTGATGCGGTAAGAATTCTTTTAACCAGAATCGCAAAAGAGGGTGGTTTGCCCGCTGGACTTACCTGCAATCAGGAAGAACATGACCGTTGGTTTAAGGCAAAAGTTCAGGCCGCACTTGAAGATACCAGTCCGACCATTGCACACAGTCAGGTAATGGATGAGGCTGAGGAGTTGTTGGCAACGCTGGGTAGAGATAAATAAAGATGCGTATCTCTGAGGGTAGCTGCTCCATAGTTAGGGTCAGTGCGGAGATTATGCAGTTTTTTCAGGAATTGCATGTGTGATGATTAGGCAAGATCAAGTGGTAATTTTTTGTAGGAGTAATAATGATTAAACTTCCCTATGGTATTGATTTAGAAACAGTGCCTGTTCTCAAAGCTTTGAATAAAGCCAGCCGTGCATTGGCTGAACTTAAGGGAGAAGCTCTTACTATTCCAAATGAGGAAATCCTCATCAATACTCTTACCCTGCAAGAAGCAAAAGAAAGTTCCGCTATTGAGAACATAGTTACGACTCAAGACGATTTATATAGATCTGCAGTAGATGAAAATTTTGAGAATGTTGCTGCTAAAGAAGTTAAAAGCTACGCCGCCGCTCTTCGGTATGGCTTTAGCTGTGTTCGTGATCGTGGTGGTTTGAGCCTGAACATGATTAAAGAAATCCAGAAAAACATGGAGCCCAATAAAGGTGGTTTTCGTAGAGTTCCTGGCACTTCTCTTAAGGATAACGCTGGTAACATCGTCTATACCCCTCCGCAAAATGGCGTAGAAGTCGATGAGTTGATGGCTAATCTTGAAATTTATATTAATGATGACAAGCTTGAAGATATCGACCCACTTATCAAAATGGCTCTTGTTCATTATCAGTTTGAGTCCATTCATCCCTTTTATGATGGAAACGGAAGAACTGGACGCATTATCAATATTCTCTATCTTGTCTTAAAAGGTTTGATTGATACCCCCGTTCTCTATCTATCGCGATATATCATTGATAATAAAAGCGACTACTATCGGCTATTACAAGAAGTGCGTGACATAAATGGTTACGAAGCATGGATTGTGTGGATGCTGAAAGGGGTGGAAGAAACAGCTCGTACAACTATCCGTATGGTGAAAGAAATTCGTGAGCTTATGGACGAGTATAAAAGAGATATTCGTAAAAATACAAATATTTATAGTCGGGAACTACTCGAAACACTCTTTATGCACCCTTATACGAAGATCAGCTATTTAAGTAGTAGAATGCAGGTGCATAGAAATACTGCGGCATCACATTTAAATACTCTCGCTGACGCAGGACTTTTAATTAAATTGAAATCGGGGCGTGAAAATTACTACGTTAATTCAAAGCTTTATGCTGTTTTTTCTCATGGTGCAGTCTCGTAATATTGATATGCACAATAAAAGACGAAGACAGTGCGTATTTGTTTAATGTGCACAATCAAATGTATATTTTGTGCATATCGCAGTTCACATACACTAAAAATACCTGTTTTTGTGCAGGATGTAGTTTTGTGATTAAAGCAGGTGGAATAGTGAAAAAATATATGGCTTATCCTGAGTATAAGGATTCTGAGGCTGAGGAGTTGTTGGCAACGTTGGGGCGCAATAAATAAAGATGTTGCAAATCCACTGGAAAGAAGATGCCAGAAAAGATTTATTGTCTATACTCGGTTTTATCGGGGAGGATAATCCAGAGGCCGCTCGCAAGTTGAAACTTGATTTAGAGGCAAGAGTCGATGGATTGCTTGAATTCCCCAAGGCTTACAAGGCCGGGCGAGTGGCTGGAACTCGTGAGATGGTTCTATCTGCGAATTATATTGTGGTTTATGCGGAAAGCTCTGATCAGATAATTATTTTAAGAATTTTGCATGCTGCGCGAATGTATCCGTAATAATTTTTTTGATAAAATAATAAGAGGTTGTTTCTTGTGCGATTAATTTCTTGGAATTGTCAGATGGCGTTTAGAAAAAAACTCGCAACAATCTTAAGTAATAACCCAGATATTTTGATTGTACCTGAAAGTGAACAACCAACAAAAGTAGATTTTGAGCGTGAAAATTTTGAATGTTTTAGTTCTGTATGGATCGGGGACAATCCAAGCAAAGGATTAGGTATATATTCATTTAATAAATATACCGTGCGCCTTCATGATAGTTATACAGATAAGTTTAAATACATTGCTCCTATTGAAGTTACATATAATGATTCTAGATTTATAATTATAGCAGTTTGGGCTATGCCTTGCAAAATTGATCGTAATCAACGCTACATCGGACAAGTTTATAGAGCTTTAGAATTTTATAGTAATCTAATCAATAAAGACACCATTTTGGTTGGTGATTTTAATTGGAACCTCTCTTTTGACAAAGATAAAAAAACTGAAAATTTTAAAGATGTCGTTAATTTTTTATCAAAAAAAAATATGGTTAGCCTTTATCATCACAATTCAGGAGAAGATTTTGGGTATGAATCTAAGGACACCTTTTTCATGCAGAAAAAAGCCAACAAAGGATATCATATTGATTATTGTTGCGTTGGTAAACGTTGGCTAGAAAATAAGATTAAGTTTGGTGTAGAAAACTTTTTAGAATGGTCTAAGATGAGCGATCATGTCCCTATTATATTTGAAAGTTGTGGTTAGTAAAAAAACGAAACACACTAATTAAAAAGTATTAATTTTTTAATTTTTCGACCAACATGAGCAACCACAAAAAAACAACCACCCATCTATAATCAAAACAGTATCTTAAAAATTTCTTGACTCTTTTCATTTCTCCCCCACAAGACGCCAATAAAAAGCCCCTAACTTAACAGTTAGGGGCTTTTCTTGTTTTTACCCCTTTTTTCTACTTATCATTATTGGCTATACGCCGCCGCCTTACTGATTCGTCTCGTCTTTTATTAAAAAATCAAATCACAACTTACTAAAGTCATTAGGATTAGCAATTGGACTGCTCCTTGACGATGTGTTCAAAGATCTAATTCCTCAATCGATTACTTATGAAAGTATTTGTTTTTATTATGTTAAAAATAACAGGATAGAATCTGATGAACTTGAAACCTTTCATTTCTTTTTCAGAACTTAGTATTGCAGAACTGGATGCATGGCAGGAAGAAGGCAATAAAATTGCCGGAGTATACTGTATCTACGCGCCCAATGAGCTTATTCGTGCCGCCGGGGTTGTGCCTGTCAGTCTTTGCGGCAAGAAACAAGCCCCGATTAAGGAGGCCGAGCGAGAGCTTCCTGTCAGCCTATGTCCGTTGATAAAATCTAGCTACGGATACGCAATAACGGACACGTGTCCTTTCTTTACTTTTTCAGACATCCTGATTGCGGAAACGACCTGTGACGGCAAAAAGAAGATGTATGAATTGATGAGTAAGTTGAAACCGCTACATCTGATGCACCTTCCGCACACACAGACGGGAACAGCTCCTTTAAAATACTGGATGGATGGATTACGCGAACTGGAAAAGTTTCTGTTCGAACGTTCCGGTATAAAAGTCACAGAAGAAGAGCTTCACAACCAGATCGTTATCCAAAATAAAATACGCCGGGAATTATATAATCTGGCAGTTATGGCTGCGGATGAAAGATCGCCCTTGAACGCAAAGGAAATGCTTACTGTACAAGAAAGCAAAAGTTTTGTTGTACATCCTGAAAAATATCTCGCCAGCTTGATCACATTGCGCACTGAACTTGAAGAATATTTGAAACAGCCGGATTTACCGATTAATCGGGGGCTTCGCATATTGATGACGGGTTGCCCCATGGGCAAAGGGTCAGACAAGGCAATTGTTATTGCGGAGGAGCTGGGCGCCCGTGTCGTTTGCATGGAAAACTGCTCCGGTTTGAAAGGTGTGACCTTGTCTGTAGATGAAACAGGTGATCCATATGAAGCTCTTGCCCGTCGTTATTTGCAGGTTCCATGCTCTTGCATGACTCCTAATCCACATAGACCTGAATCCATCAAAGAAATGGTTGATATTTTTAAGGTGGATGCCGTTGTCGATATGACTTGGCTCGGTTGTCATACATATAATGCTGAATCTACGACCTTGCGCCGCTATGTTGAGGAAGAGCTTGAACTTCCTTTTTTACATATTGAAACAGATTATTCGGAATCAGACATAGAACAACTGCGAACACGGATTGAAGCGTTTGTGGAACTTTCAGAATAACCCCAAAATAAAGAGAGAGATAGATTATGATCAGTAGATTTTCGCAAAAAAAACTTTACACAATTATTTTAGCAT contains these protein-coding regions:
- a CDS encoding Fic family protein, with the protein product MIKLPYGIDLETVPVLKALNKASRALAELKGEALTIPNEEILINTLTLQEAKESSAIENIVTTQDDLYRSAVDENFENVAAKEVKSYAAALRYGFSCVRDRGGLSLNMIKEIQKNMEPNKGGFRRVPGTSLKDNAGNIVYTPPQNGVEVDELMANLEIYINDDKLEDIDPLIKMALVHYQFESIHPFYDGNGRTGRIINILYLVLKGLIDTPVLYLSRYIIDNKSDYYRLLQEVRDINGYEAWIVWMLKGVEETARTTIRMVKEIRELMDEYKRDIRKNTNIYSRELLETLFMHPYTKISYLSSRMQVHRNTAASHLNTLADAGLLIKLKSGRENYYVNSKLYAVFSHGAVS
- a CDS encoding type II toxin-antitoxin system RelB/DinJ family antitoxin, with protein sequence MPAKSSMIHVRVDPVVKAEAAEALSGVGLSLSDAVRILLTRIAKEGGLPAGLTCNQEEHDRWFKAKVQAALEDTSPTIAHSQVMDEAEELLATLGRDK
- a CDS encoding CopG family ribbon-helix-helix protein; the protein is MISDEPNSEVVKLRMTSEMKERIEKQAQATKRSKAFLFGEAISRSLDVNEWQVKAIQEGLDEARSPEGKWTLHEDVEAKYFED
- a CDS encoding double-cubane-cluster-containing anaerobic reductase translates to MNLKPFISFSELSIAELDAWQEEGNKIAGVYCIYAPNELIRAAGVVPVSLCGKKQAPIKEAERELPVSLCPLIKSSYGYAITDTCPFFTFSDILIAETTCDGKKKMYELMSKLKPLHLMHLPHTQTGTAPLKYWMDGLRELEKFLFERSGIKVTEEELHNQIVIQNKIRRELYNLAVMAADERSPLNAKEMLTVQESKSFVVHPEKYLASLITLRTELEEYLKQPDLPINRGLRILMTGCPMGKGSDKAIVIAEELGARVVCMENCSGLKGVTLSVDETGDPYEALARRYLQVPCSCMTPNPHRPESIKEMVDIFKVDAVVDMTWLGCHTYNAESTTLRRYVEEELELPFLHIETDYSESDIEQLRTRIEAFVELSE
- a CDS encoding type II toxin-antitoxin system RelE/ParE family toxin, with translation MLQIHWKEDARKDLLSILGFIGEDNPEAARKLKLDLEARVDGLLEFPKAYKAGRVAGTREMVLSANYIVVYAESSDQIIILRILHAARMYP
- a CDS encoding endonuclease/exonuclease/phosphatase family protein — translated: MRLISWNCQMAFRKKLATILSNNPDILIVPESEQPTKVDFERENFECFSSVWIGDNPSKGLGIYSFNKYTVRLHDSYTDKFKYIAPIEVTYNDSRFIIIAVWAMPCKIDRNQRYIGQVYRALEFYSNLINKDTILVGDFNWNLSFDKDKKTENFKDVVNFLSKKNMVSLYHHNSGEDFGYESKDTFFMQKKANKGYHIDYCCVGKRWLENKIKFGVENFLEWSKMSDHVPIIFESCG
- a CDS encoding type II toxin-antitoxin system RelE/ParE family toxin; protein product: MKRFERAVQDLDSIYEYISQDDPKSAKKVASAILSNVKRLEQHPQIGRAGRVPGTRELIVLKGAYLVAYCCNEDVEILRVLRHSQDWRGVLE